A genomic window from Populus alba chromosome 19, ASM523922v2, whole genome shotgun sequence includes:
- the LOC118056975 gene encoding AAA-ATPase ASD, mitochondrial produces MNPADMFTQVGSVIASVMFAWAMFKQYCPYSVQEYFDKYSKRAFTFVYPYIQISFNEFTGDRFMRSEAYSAIENYLGSRSSTQAKRLKADVVKNSQSVVLSMDDYEEVGDEFQGVKLRWASGKHISKSPSVSFYPVTDEKKYYKLTFHKRHRQLILGDYLNHVLKEGNEIKVRNRQRKLYTNSGSYWRHVVFQHPASFETLAMEAERKQEIVDDLVIFSKAEDFYARIGRAWKRGYLLFGPPGTGKSTMIAAMANLLNYDIYDLELTAVKDNTELRKLLIETTTRSIIVIEDIDCSLDLTGQRKKKKEEEGERDEKDPKPKLPKEEDSKQSQVTLSGILNFVDGLWSACRGERLIVFTTNFVEKLDPALIRKGRMDKHIELSYCSFEAFQVLAKNYLRLDSHHLFARIQELLGETKMTPAEVAEHLMPKTISGDATVCLEGLIGALEKAKEDAILKAEEEAKEKEKESARLKAEEEAKEKESKS; encoded by the coding sequence ATGAATCCAGCAGATATGTTTACTCAAGTAGGTTCTGTGATTGCAAGTGTTATGTTTGCTTGGGCCATGTTCAAGCAATATTGTCCGTATAGTGTAcaagaatattttgataaatactCCAAAAGGGCCTTCACTTTCGTTTACCCTTACATTCAAATTAGCTTCAATGAATTCACCGGCGACCGGTTCATGCGTAGTGAAGCTTACTCTGCCATTGAGAACTATCTTGGTTCTCGTTCATCTACGCAAGCAAAGCGGCTGAAGGCTGATGTTGTCAAGAACAGCCAGTCGGTTGTTCTTAGCATGGATGATTATGAAGAGGTTGGGGATGAATTCCAGGGAGTCAAACTTAGGTGGGCTTCAGGGAAACATATTTCCAAGTCGCCATCTGTTTCTTTCTATCCCGTAACGGATGAGAAGAAGTACTACAAGCTCACTTTCCATAAAAGACACCGGCAACTCATCCTCGGGGATTACTTGAATCATGTCTTGAAAGAGGGTAAtgaaatcaaggtgaggaatcGTCAGAGGAAGCTTTACACTAACAGTGGATCGTACTGGAGGCATGTGGTGTTTCAGCATCCGGCTAGTTTCGAGACGCTTGCAATGGAGGCAGAGAGGAAGCAGGAAATCGTTGATGATCTTGTCATATTCAGCAAGGCTGAAGACTTCTATGCAAGAATTGGAAGGGCCTGGAAGCGAGGGTATCTGCTTTTCGGTCCACCAGGGACTGGTAAATCAACTATGATTGCAGCCATGGCCAATCTTTTGAACTACGATATATATGATCTTGAACTGACTGCTGTGAAGGACAACACTGAGTTGAGAAAGCTACTGATCGAGACAACAACCAGGTCCATTATTGTGATTGAGGATATTGACTGTTCTCTTGACCTAACCGgtcaaaggaagaagaagaaggaggaagagggggagagagacGAGAAGGATCCAAAGCCGAAGCTGCCCAAGGAAGAAGATAGCAAACAGAGTCAGGTCACTCTTTCTgggattttgaattttgttgatGGACTCTGGTCAGCTTGCAGAGGAGAAAGACTGATTGTTTTCACGACTAATTTTGTGGAGAAACTTGATCCAGCTCTCATCAGGAAAGGAAGGATGGACAAGCACATAGAATTGTCCTATTGTAGCTTCGAAGCATTCCAGGTTTTGGCGAAGAACTACCTTCGACTTGATTCACACCATTTGTTTGCCAGAATCCAGGAGTTGTTGGGGGAAACCAAAATGACTCCTGCTGAAGTAGCAGAGCATTTGATGCCAAAGACTATTTCTGGAGACGCCACGGTTTGCTTGGAGGGCCTCATAGGAGCACTCGAGAAGGCGAAAGAGGACGCTATATtgaaagcagaagaagaagcaaaagaaaaggagaaggagagcGCTAGATTGAAAGCAGAAGAGGAagcaaaagagaaagagagcaaAAGCTGA